A DNA window from Streptomyces bacillaris contains the following coding sequences:
- a CDS encoding DUF4430 domain-containing protein produces MHLTSARRTLVVTAALGLALASAPAVAQPQATASTNAPVKVTVTVKGPDGLLFKGKIKTKGHDVTTATGGTHRCDGTNGGANPSAVPTPTAALDDAAKKRHFTWDGTWYASFDDYSVDTIKNVSGGGVAYWNIAVNGTSIPVGGCQFKLNAGDKVAFTWTAF; encoded by the coding sequence GTGCATCTGACATCCGCCCGCCGCACCCTCGTCGTCACGGCCGCCCTCGGCCTCGCTCTCGCCTCCGCCCCCGCCGTGGCCCAGCCGCAGGCCACGGCCTCCACGAACGCCCCGGTGAAGGTGACGGTCACCGTGAAGGGGCCGGACGGGCTCCTCTTCAAGGGAAAGATCAAGACCAAGGGGCATGACGTCACCACCGCCACCGGCGGCACGCACCGCTGCGACGGCACCAACGGCGGCGCGAACCCGAGCGCCGTTCCCACGCCCACCGCGGCCCTGGACGACGCCGCCAAGAAAAGACACTTCACCTGGGACGGCACCTGGTACGCCTCGTTCGACGACTACTCGGTCGACACCATAAAGAACGTCAGCGGCGGTGGCGTCGCCTACTGGAACATCGCCGTCAACGGCACGTCGATCCCGGTCGGGGGCTGCCAGTTCAAGCTGAACGCCGGGGACAAGGTCGCCTTCACCTGGACCGCGTTCTAG
- a CDS encoding MerR family transcriptional regulator produces MFSSRDGLCTIGELAGYAGVSVKTVRFYSDGGLLPEASRSAGGHRRYGPEAVERLALIRSLRGLGLPVAEVRRILDEQDAGGPGDVLEGAVAGRLRTLGAELRALRWREAALMLVRDCPPAERAARLRLVGAVAEAPSTAPLVRFWRAWLPARMPARSVGAFLEVAVTQPPEDPRPAQVLAFARLNAFVSRSCDGRGGPCQPGAHEAAGARESAVLYAGLATAYDLAGEELRRGGVPRPGEALDGFVDAYASTYGIRDTPSFRRRLVGQLAVDPRIDRYWELTAEVLGAPDGPPEPTPGSAHDWLLEALGAQVSAVFGEAAAPGAR; encoded by the coding sequence GTGTTCTCGTCGCGCGACGGTCTCTGCACGATCGGTGAGCTGGCCGGGTACGCGGGGGTCAGCGTCAAGACCGTCCGCTTCTACTCGGACGGCGGGCTGCTGCCGGAGGCGTCCCGCAGTGCGGGCGGGCACCGCAGATACGGGCCGGAGGCCGTGGAGCGGCTGGCCCTGATCCGGTCGCTGCGGGGGCTCGGCCTGCCGGTGGCGGAAGTGCGCCGGATCCTCGACGAGCAGGACGCCGGGGGTCCGGGGGATGTGCTGGAGGGTGCCGTCGCCGGGCGGCTGCGGACGCTCGGCGCGGAGCTGAGGGCGCTGCGCTGGCGTGAGGCGGCGCTCATGCTCGTACGGGACTGTCCGCCGGCCGAACGCGCCGCCCGGCTGCGGCTGGTCGGGGCGGTGGCCGAGGCGCCGAGCACCGCCCCGCTGGTCCGGTTCTGGCGTGCCTGGCTGCCCGCGCGGATGCCCGCCCGGTCCGTCGGGGCGTTCCTGGAGGTGGCGGTAACGCAGCCGCCGGAGGACCCCCGGCCCGCGCAGGTGCTCGCCTTCGCCCGGCTGAACGCCTTCGTGTCCCGGTCGTGCGACGGCAGGGGTGGCCCCTGTCAGCCCGGCGCGCACGAGGCGGCGGGGGCGCGCGAGTCGGCCGTGCTGTACGCGGGGCTCGCCACGGCGTACGACCTGGCGGGCGAGGAGCTGCGGCGGGGTGGGGTGCCCCGTCCCGGGGAGGCGCTGGACGGCTTCGTGGACGCGTACGCGAGTACGTACGGCATCCGCGATACTCCGTCGTTCCGCCGCCGGCTCGTCGGGCAGCTCGCGGTCGATCCGCGTATCGACCGGTACTGGGAGCTGACCGCCGAGGTGCTCGGAGCCCCGGACGGGCCTCCGGAGCCGACGCCCGGGTCGGCCCACGACTGGCTCCTGGAAGCGCTCGGCGCGCAGGTGTCGGCCGTGTTCGGGGAAGCCGCCGCGCCCGGGGCGCGCTGA
- a CDS encoding alpha/beta fold hydrolase, which yields MTVFILVAGAFTGPHVWRDTAAYLVAGGADVRTVALTGLGKGTGGPVEAVDLETHIADVLAVIDQVAAQGRGDVVLVGHDYGIHPVLGAADRRAEVVARIVHLDSGMPRDGVPALAAVPDQRLREELAGGGRTAGELPPPARDGWSRWGSTAGLSEAALDGLTALAAPQPLGTLLQPLRLTGAVADVPVTGVLCTGNGPGIELVQLMVDMGEPALQALADPRVTFFELPTGHWPMLSCPAELAGVLTEAAAGGGHRLKAPGTDGPPPHLRPFLLDVPERPRERTGNTDLYLPEGPGPHPAVVFVHGGPVPAGARPTPRDWPTLTGYARYVAGRGAVSAVLDHRLHAVTDYGRAAEDVADAVERVRADPRVDGDRVALWFFSGGGPLTADWLAAPPPWLRCLALNYPVLAPLPSWGVTDARFRPVRAIAHAGRLPIVLVRAGREMPEIAATVEEFLTAAARGGADVEVVDVPAGRHGFETLDRTAESREAVHRAVTAVLARLERGGPITR from the coding sequence ATGACCGTATTCATCCTGGTGGCCGGGGCGTTCACCGGACCGCACGTATGGCGGGACACGGCCGCGTATCTGGTGGCGGGAGGCGCGGACGTCCGTACGGTGGCGCTCACCGGACTCGGCAAGGGCACGGGCGGTCCGGTGGAGGCCGTCGACCTGGAGACCCATATCGCGGACGTCCTCGCGGTGATTGACCAGGTGGCGGCCCAGGGCAGGGGCGACGTCGTGCTGGTCGGCCATGACTACGGCATCCACCCGGTGCTGGGCGCGGCCGACCGCCGGGCGGAGGTGGTCGCCCGGATCGTCCACCTGGACTCGGGGATGCCGAGGGACGGCGTACCCGCCCTGGCCGCCGTACCGGATCAGCGTCTGCGCGAGGAACTCGCCGGGGGAGGGCGGACCGCCGGTGAACTGCCGCCGCCCGCGCGGGACGGCTGGTCCCGGTGGGGGAGTACGGCAGGGCTCTCCGAAGCGGCGCTGGACGGACTCACCGCCCTCGCCGCCCCGCAGCCGCTGGGCACCCTGCTCCAGCCGCTGCGGCTCACCGGCGCGGTGGCGGACGTGCCCGTGACCGGGGTGCTGTGCACCGGCAACGGACCGGGCATCGAACTGGTCCAGCTGATGGTGGACATGGGCGAACCCGCCCTCCAGGCCCTGGCCGACCCCCGGGTGACCTTCTTCGAACTCCCCACGGGCCACTGGCCGATGCTCTCCTGCCCCGCCGAGCTGGCCGGTGTCCTGACCGAGGCGGCCGCAGGCGGAGGCCACCGGCTGAAGGCCCCCGGCACCGACGGCCCGCCCCCGCATCTGCGGCCGTTCCTCCTCGACGTCCCCGAACGGCCCCGCGAACGGACCGGGAACACCGACCTGTACCTGCCCGAAGGACCGGGACCGCACCCGGCCGTGGTGTTCGTCCACGGCGGCCCCGTACCCGCCGGCGCACGGCCGACGCCCCGGGACTGGCCGACCCTGACGGGGTACGCGCGGTACGTCGCCGGGCGCGGGGCCGTGAGCGCCGTACTCGACCACCGCCTGCACGCCGTGACCGACTACGGGCGGGCCGCCGAGGACGTGGCCGACGCGGTGGAACGGGTGCGGGCCGATCCGCGGGTGGACGGCGACCGGGTGGCCCTGTGGTTCTTCTCCGGCGGCGGCCCGCTCACCGCCGACTGGCTGGCCGCGCCCCCGCCCTGGCTGCGCTGCCTGGCCCTCAACTACCCCGTTCTCGCCCCGCTGCCGAGCTGGGGAGTGACCGACGCCCGGTTCCGGCCGGTACGGGCGATCGCTCACGCGGGGAGACTCCCGATCGTGCTGGTCCGGGCGGGGCGCGAGATGCCCGAGATCGCCGCGACCGTCGAGGAGTTCCTGACCGCGGCCGCACGCGGCGGGGCCGACGTCGAGGTGGTCGACGTACCGGCCGGCCGCCACGGCTTCGAGACCCTCGACCGGACGGCCGAGTCCCGCGAGGCCGTGCACCGCGCGGTCACGGCGGTACTGGCGCGCCTGGAGCGCGGCGGCCCGATTACTCGATGA
- a CDS encoding MarR family winged helix-turn-helix transcriptional regulator: MTPTSAPAPAPSPDLAAVPDAELLRLDHQVCFSLHAASRAFGGFYRQALKDLGLTYPQYLVMLVLWEDDPRPVKAIGERLHLDSGTLSPLLKRLEAAGLVRRERSRQDERSVVVELTDDGVRLRERALSIPRGVLAATGLSVGEVLALQETLGRLTAALGEAADAPAESPKV, encoded by the coding sequence ATGACGCCGACATCCGCTCCTGCCCCTGCCCCCTCGCCCGACCTCGCCGCCGTGCCCGACGCGGAGCTGCTGCGACTGGACCACCAGGTCTGCTTCTCGCTGCATGCCGCGTCGCGCGCGTTCGGCGGCTTCTACCGGCAGGCGCTCAAGGATCTCGGCCTCACCTACCCCCAGTACCTGGTCATGCTGGTCCTGTGGGAGGACGACCCCCGGCCCGTCAAGGCGATCGGCGAGCGCCTCCACCTGGATTCCGGGACCCTCTCGCCCCTGCTGAAGCGGCTGGAGGCGGCGGGACTGGTCCGGCGCGAGCGCAGCCGCCAGGACGAGCGTTCCGTGGTCGTCGAACTGACGGACGACGGAGTGCGGCTGCGCGAGCGCGCGCTGTCGATCCCCCGGGGCGTGCTCGCGGCGACCGGCCTGTCGGTCGGGGAGGTGCTCGCGCTGCAGGAGACGCTCGGCCGCCTCACGGCCGCCCTGGGGGAGGCGGCCGACGCTCCGGCCGAATCTCCGAAAGTCTGA
- a CDS encoding class I SAM-dependent methyltransferase: MTGGPPPRRDDHPEEPRREHLARTFDEDAELYDRARPGYPPELYEDLGRLAGAGPGSRVLEVGCGTGRATVPLAARGCRVTAVDAGPRMAAIARRNLAGAGFGPAEAEVVTARFEDWPLPGEPYDVLVSATAFHWIDPAVRMARAADALRPGGALAVVRGQHVRGGTEEFFVEVQRCYERFDPRTPPGLRPPAAADVDGSDHLREVADSGRFGPTALRRYEQDLTFTTSGYLELLRTFSGHRALPDAARNGLLGCVEALIEGGYGGTVTKRYLIELAVSHRR; encoded by the coding sequence ATGACCGGCGGGCCCCCGCCCCGGCGCGACGACCACCCGGAGGAGCCCCGGCGGGAGCATCTGGCCCGCACCTTCGACGAGGACGCGGAGCTGTACGACCGGGCCAGGCCCGGATATCCGCCGGAGCTGTACGAGGATCTCGGGCGGCTGGCCGGTGCCGGGCCCGGCAGTCGCGTCCTGGAGGTGGGCTGCGGGACCGGCCGGGCGACGGTGCCGCTGGCCGCACGAGGCTGCCGTGTCACCGCCGTCGACGCGGGCCCCCGCATGGCCGCGATCGCCCGCCGCAACCTGGCCGGGGCCGGCTTCGGCCCGGCGGAGGCGGAGGTGGTGACGGCGCGCTTCGAGGACTGGCCACTGCCGGGCGAACCGTACGACGTGCTGGTCTCGGCGACGGCCTTCCACTGGATCGACCCGGCGGTACGGATGGCCAGGGCCGCCGACGCACTGCGTCCGGGCGGGGCGCTCGCCGTGGTGCGCGGCCAGCATGTGCGGGGCGGCACCGAGGAGTTCTTCGTCGAGGTCCAGCGCTGCTACGAGCGCTTCGACCCACGGACCCCACCCGGGCTGAGACCCCCGGCGGCGGCCGACGTCGACGGATCGGACCACCTGCGGGAGGTCGCGGACAGCGGCCGGTTCGGCCCCACGGCCCTGCGCCGCTACGAGCAGGACCTCACCTTCACCACCTCCGGCTATCTGGAGCTGCTGCGGACCTTCTCCGGCCACCGAGCCCTCCCGGACGCCGCCAGGAACGGGCTGCTGGGATGCGTCGAAGCGCTGATCGAGGGAGGTTACGGCGGCACGGTCACCAAGCGGTACCTCATCGAGCTGGCGGTGTCCCACCGGCGCTGA
- a CDS encoding isocitrate lyase/PEP mutase family protein, with protein MRYGSALREQIHLPGTTPLVGIYDMYSASVAARHYDGFFVSGFGFAASHYGLPDIGFIAWPDMVAFVERLRLAFSSHHLLVDIDDGYVDQEVACHVVQRLERTGASAVILEDQRRPRRCGHADGKTVLPLEEYLDKLNLVLETRQDLVVVARTDATEEADILRRAQALAETDADVVLVDGVRDVEWIRRIRKVIDDKPLPFNQMAGGKSPRLSLSELTDLECQLAIYSTPCLFAAHAAIDSALSELKEADGRLPDFTPGTSIGVRASTALLERNISRHHLPGPRATPAARSGEGVSAGGTPPAR; from the coding sequence ATGCGCTACGGAAGCGCGCTGCGCGAGCAGATCCACCTGCCCGGGACCACCCCGCTCGTCGGTATCTACGACATGTACTCGGCGTCGGTCGCCGCCCGGCACTACGACGGGTTCTTCGTCTCCGGTTTCGGTTTCGCCGCCTCCCACTACGGGCTGCCGGACATCGGCTTCATCGCCTGGCCGGACATGGTCGCCTTCGTCGAGCGGCTCCGGCTCGCCTTCTCCTCGCACCATCTGCTGGTCGACATCGACGACGGGTACGTCGACCAGGAGGTGGCGTGCCATGTGGTGCAGCGGCTGGAGCGGACCGGGGCCTCCGCCGTCATCCTGGAGGACCAGCGGCGGCCGCGCCGGTGCGGCCACGCGGACGGCAAGACGGTACTGCCGCTGGAGGAGTACCTCGACAAGCTGAACCTCGTTCTGGAGACCCGGCAGGACCTGGTCGTCGTGGCCCGCACCGACGCCACCGAGGAGGCGGACATCCTGCGCCGGGCCCAGGCCCTCGCGGAGACCGACGCGGATGTGGTGCTGGTCGACGGTGTGCGGGACGTCGAGTGGATCCGCCGTATTCGCAAGGTCATCGACGACAAGCCTCTGCCCTTCAACCAGATGGCGGGCGGCAAGTCGCCACGGCTCTCGCTCTCCGAACTCACCGATCTGGAATGCCAGCTGGCGATCTACAGCACCCCCTGTCTCTTTGCTGCGCATGCCGCCATCGACAGCGCGCTCAGTGAACTGAAGGAGGCCGACGGGCGGTTGCCGGACTTCACGCCCGGCACGTCGATCGGTGTACGGGCGTCGACCGCTCTGCTGGAGCGGAACATCAGCCGGCACCACCTGCCCGGCCCCCGGGCCACCCCCGCCGCCCGGAGCGGTGAAGGCGTCAGCGCCGGTGGGACACCGCCAGCTCGATGA
- the thpR gene encoding RNA 2',3'-cyclic phosphodiesterase, translating to MNELPDAMTGPAVDEREQAATIRVFLALAPPDDAKDELERALRPAYAAHPRLRWNRIEDWHITLAFLGELPLAAVPPLMSPLSGLAARRRPLRLALRGGGHFDERVLWSGIDGDLEGLHRLATDVRELVRACGVSFPERPLRPHLTLARSRRGDRGGAVEIAAGLASFSGRAWEAERLHLVGSNIGRGPGPIHYRDIEAWRFGHAA from the coding sequence GTGAACGAACTGCCCGACGCCATGACCGGACCCGCCGTGGACGAGCGTGAACAGGCCGCCACGATCCGCGTGTTCCTGGCGCTCGCCCCGCCCGACGATGCCAAGGACGAGCTGGAGCGGGCCCTGCGTCCCGCCTATGCGGCCCACCCCCGCCTGCGGTGGAACCGGATCGAGGACTGGCACATCACCCTGGCGTTCCTCGGTGAACTTCCCCTGGCCGCCGTCCCGCCCCTGATGTCCCCGCTCTCCGGGCTGGCTGCGCGACGTCGGCCCCTGCGGCTGGCGCTACGCGGCGGTGGGCACTTCGACGAGCGGGTCCTGTGGAGCGGGATCGACGGGGACCTGGAAGGGCTGCACCGGCTCGCCACCGACGTACGTGAGCTGGTCCGGGCCTGCGGTGTCTCCTTCCCCGAGCGGCCGCTGCGGCCTCATCTGACGCTGGCCCGCTCCCGCCGGGGTGACCGGGGCGGGGCGGTGGAGATCGCCGCGGGGCTCGCCTCGTTCTCGGGCCGGGCCTGGGAGGCCGAGCGGCTGCATCTGGTGGGCAGCAACATCGGCCGGGGTCCGGGGCCGATCCACTATCGAGACATCGAGGCCTGGCGTTTCGGTCACGCGGCCTGA
- a CDS encoding cytochrome P450 → MTESTTDPTTRQALDSTAPAAATATAIDPTLATPFPQDRGCPYHPPAGYAPLREGRPLSRVALFDGRPVWAVTGHALARRLLADPRLSTDRTHPDFPAPAPRFANANRRRVALLGVDDPEHNTQRRMLIPAFSVKRINALRPRIQETVDRLLDAMERQGPPAELVSAFALPVPSMVICSLLGVPYADHEFFEERSRRLLRGPGAADVDRALDELEEYLGALIDRKRTEPGDGLLDELIHRDHPGGPVDREELVSFAVILLIAGHETTANMISLGTFTLLRHPEQLAALRAGGTTTAVAVEELLRFLSIADGLQRLATEDIEVPDAGVTIRKGEGVVFSTSLINRDDGVFPQPETLDWDRPARHHLAFGFGVHQCLGQNLARAELDIAMRTLFERLPGLRLAVPAQEIPHKPGDTIQGMLELPVAW, encoded by the coding sequence ATGACGGAATCCACGACAGACCCGACGACCCGCCAGGCCCTCGACTCCACCGCCCCCGCCGCTGCCACCGCGACCGCCATCGACCCGACCCTCGCGACACCCTTCCCGCAGGACCGCGGTTGCCCGTACCACCCGCCCGCCGGGTACGCGCCGCTGCGTGAGGGCCGACCGCTCAGCAGGGTCGCCCTCTTCGACGGGCGCCCGGTCTGGGCGGTCACCGGACACGCCCTGGCCCGCCGGCTGCTGGCCGATCCACGGCTCTCCACCGACCGCACCCACCCGGACTTCCCCGCCCCGGCCCCGCGCTTCGCCAACGCCAACCGGCGCCGCGTGGCCCTGCTCGGCGTCGACGACCCCGAGCACAACACCCAGCGCAGAATGCTCATCCCGGCCTTCTCCGTGAAGCGGATCAACGCTCTCCGCCCCCGCATCCAGGAGACCGTGGACCGGCTGCTCGACGCGATGGAGCGCCAGGGGCCACCGGCCGAGCTGGTGAGCGCGTTCGCCCTGCCGGTGCCGTCGATGGTGATCTGCTCCCTGCTCGGAGTGCCGTACGCCGACCACGAGTTCTTCGAGGAGCGCTCGCGGCGGCTCCTGCGCGGCCCCGGCGCGGCCGACGTGGACAGGGCCCTCGACGAACTCGAGGAGTACCTCGGCGCGCTGATCGACCGCAAGCGTACGGAACCGGGCGACGGCCTCCTCGACGAGCTGATCCACCGCGACCACCCCGGCGGACCGGTCGACCGCGAGGAACTGGTCTCGTTCGCCGTGATCCTGCTCATCGCGGGGCACGAGACGACGGCGAACATGATCTCGCTCGGCACCTTCACCCTGCTGCGCCACCCCGAACAGCTCGCGGCGCTGCGGGCCGGCGGGACGACGACGGCCGTGGCGGTCGAGGAACTGCTGCGGTTCCTCTCCATCGCCGACGGCCTGCAGCGACTGGCGACCGAGGACATCGAGGTGCCGGACGCCGGGGTGACGATCCGCAAGGGCGAAGGCGTGGTCTTCTCGACCTCGCTCATCAACCGCGACGACGGCGTGTTCCCGCAGCCCGAAACGCTGGACTGGGACCGCCCGGCCCGTCACCATCTGGCCTTCGGCTTCGGCGTACACCAGTGCCTGGGGCAGAACCTGGCCCGCGCGGAACTCGACATCGCGATGCGCACGCTCTTCGAGCGGCTGCCGGGCCTCCGGCTCGCCGTACCCGCGCAGGAGATCCCCCATAAACCGGGGGACACGATCCAGGGCATGCTCGAACTGCCCGTGGCCTGGTGA
- a CDS encoding ferredoxin, whose amino-acid sequence MGVQVDRERCVGAGMCALTAPDVFTQDDDGLSEVLPGRAETAGGHPLVGEAVRACPVGAVALSAD is encoded by the coding sequence ATGGGCGTCCAGGTCGACAGGGAACGCTGCGTGGGGGCGGGCATGTGCGCGCTGACCGCGCCGGACGTGTTCACGCAGGACGACGACGGCCTCAGCGAGGTGCTCCCGGGCCGCGCGGAGACCGCTGGAGGGCATCCCTTGGTGGGGGAGGCCGTACGGGCCTGCCCGGTGGGGGCGGTGGCCCTGTCCGCCGACTGA
- a CDS encoding SGNH/GDSL hydrolase family protein, translating into MNTPHEWITTPIGPGILRGALDLERTDRGVLPHRLPAHARAQIPDGQLAMAEAQPSGVRMAFRSRATTVELDVIATKRVYPGAPRRPDGVYELLVDGRHAGRASARDGDTLTIDLASGASHTRPGPVETLRFGGLPDAEKGIEIWLPHDETTQLVALRTDAPVHTQQPGGRPVWLHHGSSISHGSNAATPTGTWPALAAAHSGAELINLGFSGSALLDPFTARTLRNTPADLISIKIGINLVNTDLMRLRAFGPAVHGFLDTIREGHPTTPLLVISPIHCPIHEHTPGPSAYDLGAMSEGRLRFTATGDPAETAAGKLTLTVIRDELARLVDRRTATDPHLHHLDGLDLYGEDDHADLPLPDDLHPDPATHRLIAERFARLAFGRGGPFAGRNR; encoded by the coding sequence ATGAACACCCCGCACGAGTGGATCACCACCCCCATCGGCCCCGGCATCCTGCGCGGCGCCCTCGACCTGGAGCGCACCGACCGCGGCGTACTGCCCCACCGGCTGCCCGCCCACGCCCGGGCCCAGATACCCGACGGGCAACTGGCCATGGCCGAGGCGCAGCCCTCCGGGGTCCGGATGGCCTTCCGCAGCCGGGCCACCACCGTCGAGCTGGACGTGATCGCCACCAAACGCGTCTACCCCGGGGCGCCGCGCCGTCCCGACGGTGTGTACGAACTCCTCGTCGACGGCCGGCACGCGGGCCGGGCCAGTGCGCGCGACGGCGACACCCTCACCATCGACCTGGCCTCGGGCGCCTCGCACACCCGCCCGGGGCCCGTGGAAACCCTCCGCTTCGGCGGCCTGCCCGACGCCGAGAAGGGCATCGAGATCTGGTTGCCGCACGACGAGACCACCCAACTGGTCGCCCTGCGCACCGACGCACCCGTCCACACCCAGCAGCCCGGCGGCCGGCCGGTCTGGCTGCACCACGGCAGCTCCATCAGCCACGGCTCCAACGCCGCCACCCCCACCGGCACCTGGCCCGCCCTGGCCGCCGCTCACAGTGGAGCCGAACTGATCAACCTCGGGTTCAGCGGCAGTGCTCTGCTCGACCCCTTCACCGCCCGCACCCTCCGAAACACTCCCGCCGACCTCATCAGCATCAAGATCGGCATCAACCTGGTGAACACCGACCTCATGCGGCTGCGTGCCTTCGGCCCGGCCGTCCACGGCTTCCTCGACACCATCCGCGAAGGCCACCCCACCACGCCCCTGCTGGTCATCTCACCGATCCACTGCCCCATCCACGAACACACCCCCGGCCCCAGCGCCTACGACCTCGGCGCGATGAGCGAGGGACGGCTGCGGTTCACCGCCACCGGGGATCCGGCCGAGACCGCCGCCGGGAAGCTGACCCTCACCGTCATACGGGACGAACTCGCCCGGCTCGTCGACCGGCGGACCGCCACCGACCCCCACCTCCACCACCTCGACGGCCTCGACCTCTACGGCGAGGACGACCACGCCGACCTGCCGCTCCCCGACGACCTCCACCCCGACCCCGCCACCCACCGCCTCATCGCCGAACGCTTCGCCCGGCTCGCCTTCGGCCGCGGCGGCCCCTTCGCCGGCCGGAACCGCTGA
- a CDS encoding TetR/AcrR family transcriptional regulator: MAKAGPAAERVVRAGAELADEIGFEQVTPSALARQLGVRTASLYSHVKNAHDLKTKIALLALEELADRASAALAGRAGKDALSAFADAYRDYAFQHPGRFAAAQFRLDADAAAASAGVRHSQMMRAILRSYDLTEAQQTHAVRLLGSVFSGYVGLEAAGGFSHSAPASQESWTEILGALDALLRNWPSAA; encoded by the coding sequence ATGGCGAAGGCAGGACCGGCCGCGGAGCGCGTGGTGAGGGCGGGGGCCGAGCTGGCGGACGAGATCGGGTTCGAGCAGGTGACCCCCTCCGCGCTGGCCCGGCAGCTGGGCGTCAGGACCGCGAGCCTGTACTCGCACGTCAAGAACGCCCACGACCTCAAGACGAAGATCGCGCTGCTCGCCCTGGAGGAGCTTGCCGACCGGGCCTCCGCCGCCCTCGCGGGACGGGCCGGCAAGGACGCCCTCAGCGCCTTCGCCGACGCCTACCGCGACTACGCCTTCCAGCACCCGGGGCGCTTCGCGGCAGCCCAGTTCCGGCTCGACGCCGACGCGGCCGCCGCCAGTGCCGGCGTACGGCATTCGCAGATGATGCGGGCCATCCTGCGCAGCTACGACCTGACGGAGGCGCAGCAGACACATGCCGTACGGCTGCTGGGCAGCGTCTTCAGCGGTTACGTCGGCCTGGAGGCGGCCGGCGGCTTCAGCCACAGCGCCCCCGCCTCCCAGGAGAGCTGGACCGAGATCCTCGGTGCGCTCGACGCCCTGCTGCGCAACTGGCCCTCTGCCGCCTGA
- a CDS encoding FBP domain-containing protein: MRPLTEQEIRTAFVNCTKGEAKRLHVPRDLAERPWDDLDFLGWRDPQAPGRAYLVAAWDGRPVGVQLRSSDAGSWQTRRSMCSMCVTTHTGGVSLLVAPRSGKAGQQGNSVGAYMCSDLACSLYVRGKKDAGIGARLHESLTLEEKIRRTVANLSAFIAKVTE; this comes from the coding sequence ATGAGACCGCTGACCGAGCAAGAGATCCGTACCGCGTTCGTGAACTGCACCAAGGGCGAGGCCAAGCGTCTGCACGTCCCCCGTGACCTGGCCGAACGGCCCTGGGACGACCTGGACTTCCTGGGCTGGCGCGACCCGCAGGCCCCCGGCCGGGCGTATCTCGTGGCGGCCTGGGACGGCCGCCCGGTCGGTGTCCAGCTGCGTTCCTCGGACGCGGGTTCCTGGCAGACGCGCCGCAGCATGTGCTCGATGTGCGTGACCACCCACACCGGAGGCGTCTCCCTGCTGGTGGCCCCGCGGTCCGGGAAGGCCGGCCAGCAGGGCAACTCGGTCGGCGCCTACATGTGCAGCGATCTGGCCTGCTCGCTCTACGTACGGGGCAAGAAGGACGCAGGGATCGGCGCGCGGCTGCACGAGTCGCTCACCCTGGAGGAGAAGATCCGGCGGACGGTGGCGAACCTGTCCGCCTTCATCGCCAAGGTGACCGAGTGA
- a CDS encoding DoxX family membrane protein encodes MTVLRKVARPLLASMFVSGGFNAVRDPQRLVPAAAPVTDVLSSAVAPRTSLLPEDPERLVRLNGAVQLGAGLLLALGRAPRLASAALAATLVPTTLAAHRYWTIEDPEERAAQRIHFLKNASLFGGLLIAAADTHGKPSLAYRTRRAAAHASDAVTHQAHTAVDRVGGATGGAVDSVAGAVEAARRRLP; translated from the coding sequence ATGACTGTTCTGCGCAAAGTCGCCCGGCCCCTGCTGGCCTCGATGTTCGTCAGCGGCGGATTCAACGCGGTGCGTGATCCCCAGCGCCTGGTCCCCGCCGCCGCGCCCGTGACCGATGTCCTCTCCTCGGCCGTCGCGCCGCGGACCTCCCTGCTGCCGGAGGATCCCGAGCGTCTCGTACGCCTCAACGGCGCCGTACAGCTCGGCGCCGGCCTCCTCCTGGCGCTGGGGCGGGCGCCTCGGCTCGCCTCGGCGGCCCTTGCCGCGACCCTCGTCCCGACGACCCTGGCGGCCCACCGGTACTGGACGATAGAGGACCCGGAGGAGCGGGCCGCCCAGCGGATCCATTTCCTCAAGAACGCGTCCCTGTTCGGCGGGCTCCTCATCGCCGCCGCCGACACCCACGGCAAGCCCTCGCTCGCTTACCGCACCCGCCGCGCCGCCGCTCACGCCTCCGACGCCGTCACCCACCAGGCGCATACGGCCGTCGACCGCGTCGGCGGCGCCACAGGTGGCGCGGTGGACAGCGTCGCGGGCGCCGTCGAAGCGGCTCGCAGGCGTCTGCCGTGA